Proteins from one Malania oleifera isolate guangnan ecotype guangnan chromosome 4, ASM2987363v1, whole genome shotgun sequence genomic window:
- the LOC131152703 gene encoding F-box protein At1g55000, whose product MDTASAAGACGDGDGDDAVISPINSNFAALACRDILRLIFESLPVVDLARSACVCRLWNAVASDREVVTGAFKAPWRLKEVIGSPNSGSFWRDNSLTRFAISHRLVRGDTVASLAVKYSVQVMDIKRLNNMMSDHGIYSRERLLIPISKPDLLINGTCYIELDKYAKREVAVLYLKGGPDQNLSCLLNGAISDRGKKRIVDSLKRSMQVDDGTAQFYLSISNGNPRVALSEYSEDLRWEKGLT is encoded by the exons ATGGATACTGCCTCCGCTGCTGGCGCCTGCGGCGATGGCGATGGCGATGACGCCGTCATTTCTCCTATAAACTCGAATTTCGCTGCCCTTGCCTGCAGAGACATTCTCCGCCTCATCTTTGAGAGTCTGCCGGTTGTCGATCTGGCACGCTCGGCGTGCGTGTGCCGGTTGTGGAACGCTGTGGCATCGGACAGAGAGGTGGTGACCGGAGCCTTCAAGGCACCGTGGAGATTGAAGGAGGTTATTGGGAGTCCTAACTCCGGAAGCTTCTGGAGAGACAATAGTCTCACTCGGTTTGCTATATCTCATCGTCTGGTGCGTGGTGACACTGTTGCTAGCCTAGCCGTCAAGTACTCGGttcag GTTATGGACATAAAACGACTAAACAATATGATGAGTGACCATGGGATATACTCAAGGGAGAGGTTGTTAATCCCCATAAGCAAACCAGATCTCCTCATCAATGGCACATGCTACATAGAGTTGGACAAATATGCAAAAAGGGAAGTGGCAGTGCTGTACCTGAAGGGTGGCCCTGATCAAAATCTCAGCTGTTTGTTGAATGGGGCAATTTCTGATCGAGGCAAGAAGAGGATTGTTGACTCCTTGAAGAGAAGCATGCAAGTTGATGATGGAACTGCCCAGTTCTATTTGTCTATTTCAAACGGTAACCCACGGGTTGCTCTGTCTGAATACTCCGAAGATCTCAGGTGGGAGAAGGGGCTGACCTGA
- the LOC131152685 gene encoding probable linoleate 9S-lipoxygenase 5, protein MDLLGGELNGENKKRMKCDEGKKMKVKGTVVLMKKTLLGVSDLVGSLLDTAHELSGRRVSLHLISAVNAADPAGKDFKGKVGKPAYLEDWTSTITLGAGDSAFKVTFDWDEEIGVPGAFIIKNFHHNEFYLKTVTLEDIPGHGRIYFVCNSWVYPAKRYRKDRVFFTNQTYLPCQTPVPLRNYREEELVNLRGDGTEALDEWDRIYDYDYYNDLGDPDKGEKYVRPILGGSTQYPYPRRGKTGRARTKTDPNTESRLPILMGLNIYVPRDERFGDLKMSDAVAYFLKAIGQSLASELEGVFDRTPNDFDKFQDVLDLYEGKFELPDVPLVKKIRETVPLELVRELLRTDGEKFLKFPIPQVIKEDKSAWRTDEEFARETLAGLNPLVICRLQAFPPASKLNPRIYGNQNSSITKEHIEKDLNGLTIKEAVEKSRLFILDYHDSFMPYIRRINTTYVKAYATRTLLFLQDDGTLKPLAIELSLPHPEGDQFGAISKVFTPSEDGVEGSVWQLAKAYAAVNDSGYHQLVSHWLRTHAAIEPFIIATNRQLSVLHPIYKLLHPHFRDTMNVNALAREILINASGLLEKTVFPDKFSMEMTAEVYKDWVFPEQALPADLIKRGMAVEDSKYPHGLRLLIEDYPYAVDGLEIWSAIKAWVQDYCSFYYKNDKMIQEDCELQSWWHEVRSKGHGDKKDEPWWPKMHTLKELVDSCTIIIWVASALHAAVNFGQYPYGGFPLNRPSVSRRFMPEPGTPEYDELRVNPEKAFLRTITSQLQTLLGISLVEILSRHTADEVFLGQRDSKEWTSDAEALEALAKFGNRLEEIEKKITEMNNDGRWRNRFGPVKMPYTLLVPSSEVGLTGKGVPNSISI, encoded by the exons ATGGATTTGTTGGGTGGGGAGCTTAATGGAGAGAACAAGAAGAGGATGAAGTGCGATGAGGGAAAAAAGATGAAAGTGAAAGGAACTGTTGTGCTGATGAAGAAGACCCTTTTGGGCGTCTCGGATCTGGTGGGATCCCTGCTGGACACAGCTCACGAGTTATCGGGTCGCAGAGTTTCTCTTCACCTCATCAGTGCTGTTAATGCCGCCGACCCAGCTG GAAAGGATTTCAAAGGGAAAGTTGGCAAGCCAGCATATTTGGAAGACTGGACTTCTACAATCACCCTAGGCGCAGGCGACTCAGCATTCAAGGTTACGTTTGATTGGGACGAGGAAATTGGGGTTCCAGGGGCattcataataaaaaattttcaccACAATGAATTTTATCTCAAGACAGTCACACTTGAAGACATTCCTGGTCATGGTCGGATCTACTTTGTCTGCAACTCATGGGTTTATCCAGCGAAGCGGTACAGGAAAGACCGTGTTTTTTTCACTAATCAG ACATATCTTCCATGCCAAACACCCGTGCCTCTACGCAATTACAGAGAAGAAGAACTGGTAAACCTGAGAGGGGATGGAACTGAAGCGCTTGATGAATGGGACCGAATCTATGACTATGATTACTACAATGATTTGGGGGATCCAGATAAGGGTGAGAAATATGTCCGCCCAATTCTTGGAGGATCTACCCAGTACCCTTATCCTCGCAGGGGAAAAACAGGTCGAGCACGGACAAAGACAG ATCCAAACACCGAGAGCAGGCTGCCCATTCTTATGGGGTTGAACATTTATGTTCCAAGGGATGAACGGTTTGGTGACCTAAAGATGTCTGATGCCGTAGCTTATTTTCTCAAAGCCATAGGTCAATCACTCGCCTCTGAGTTGGAAGGTGTTTTTGATAGAACTCCCAATGATTTTGACAAATTCCAAGATGTATTAGACCTCTATGAAGGAAAATTTGAGCTACCTGATGTCCCTTTGGTTAAGAAAATAAGGGAAACTGTTCCCTTGGAACTGGTGAGGGAGCTACTTCGGACAGATGGTGAGAAGTTCCTCAAATTCCCAATTCCTCAAGTTATCAAAG AAGATAAGTCTGCATGGAGAACAGATGAGGAATTTGCGAGGGAAACGCTAGCTGGTCTAAATCCTCTTGTCATTTGTCGCCTCcaa GCGTTTCCACCAGCAAGCAAGCTAAATCCAAGAATATATGGTAACCAAAACAGTTCAATAACCAAAGAGCACATAGAGAAGGATCTAAATGGGCTGACAATAAAAGAG GCTGTTGAGAAGAGCAGGCTGTTCATATTAGACTATCATGATTCATTTATGCCGTACATCAGGCGGATAAACACCACTTACGTTAAGGCATATGCTACAAGGACACTCCTCTTCTTACAAGATGATGGAACTCTTAAGCCTTTGGCGATTGAATTAAGCTTGCCACACCCTGAAGGAGACCAGTTTGGTGCCATTAGCAAAGTATTCACACCATCAGAGGATGGCGTAGAAGGTTCTGTTTGGCAGCTAGCTAAAGCATATGCTGCTGTGAATGACTCTGGATATCATCAGCTAGTCAGCCACTG GTTGCGCACTCATGCAGCAATTGAGCCCTTTATAATTGCAACAAACCGGCAGCTTAGTGTGCTGCACCCCATTTATAAGCTTTTGCATCCTCACTTCCGTGATACAATGAACGTAAATGCATTGGCTCGGGAGATCCTCATCAATGCCAGTGGTCTGCTTGAGAAAACGGTTTTTCCTGACAAGTTCTCCATGGAAATGACTGCAGAAGTCTATAAGGACTGGGTTTTTCCAGAACAGGCACTCCCTGCTGATCTTATCAAGAG AGGAATGGCAGTTGAGGACTCAAAATACCCACACGGTCTCCGTCTACTCATAGAGGACTACCCGTATGCTGTTGATGGGCTTGAGATCTGGTCAGCTATTAAAGCTTGGGTCCAAGACTATTGTTCCTTCTACTACAAGAATGATAAGATGATTCAGGAAGACTGTGAGCTTCAATCATGGTGGCATGAAGTGCGCAGTAAGGGTCACGGTGACAAGAAAGATGAGCCCTGGTGGCCTAAAATGCACACACTTAAAGAACTAGTCGACTCGTGCACAATTATCATATGGGTGGCTTCTGCTCTTCATGCAGCAGTTAATTTTGGACAATACCCTTATGGAGGCTTCCCCCTGAACCGTCCAAGCGTAAGCCGCCGATTCATGCCCGAACCAGGAACTCCAGAGTATGATGAGCTGAGGGTGAACCCTGAAAAAGCTTTTCTGAGAACAATTACGAGCCAGCTGCAGACCCTTCTCGGCATTTCCCTAGTGGAGATCCTGTCAAGGCACACTGCTGATGAGGTTTTTCTTGGTCAAAGAGACAGTAAGGAATGGACTTCGGATGCGGAAGCATTGGAAGCACTTGCCAAATTTGGAAACAGGCTGgaggaaattgagaaaaaaatcaCAGAAATGAACAATGATGGGCGTTGGAGGAACCGGTTTGGGCCTGTCAAGATGCCATACACTCTGCTGGTTCCTAGCAGTGAAGTTGGACTCACAGGCAAGGGAGTTCCCAACAGTATTTCAATCTAA